ACCTGCCACTTCACACTCAACCGTAAACTCTTGGTTGTGTGCTTCACCTTTAATATTAGTCACTGTGTAGACAGGTAGGGGATTTCTTCGACCTTGTAAAAACTCTTGTAAGCGAGTTTTTGGATCTTTTTGAGATACACCAGGCTGAATAGACTCTAGGCGAGATTGGTACCAGCTTAAAATAATACGGCGAACAACCTCGGTATCACTATCTAAATAGACAGCGCCGATGATCGCTTCAACTGCATCCGCTAGAATAGAATCACGACGGAAACCGCCACTCTTCAACTCACCTGGACCTAATTTTAAGTAATCTCCTAGTTCGAATTCACGACCTAGTTCTGCCAATGTATGACCACGTACTAATGTTGCGCGCATGCGGCTCATATCACCTTCGTTTACCTTAGGGAAACGGTGGTAAAGATCATCAGCGATAACAAAACTTAAAATTGAATCGCCCAGAAACTCAAGACGTTCGTTATGTTTACCTGCGGCACTGCGGTGAGTCAGCGCCAAATGGATAAGATCGGCATCATTAAACTGATAGCCAATCTTTCTCTCTAGTTTATCAATTGGAGAATTCATGCTCTCTCGATGTGTTATGTGATCGATTAGTGAATCCCACCGATGCGATTAAAACGCACACCAGTAGGAATCCATGTTGGAAGTACACTGTCTGAACCGCGTTCGAATTCGAAGCTGATCCAAATAGCAACGGCCTTACCAACAAGGTTTGCTTCAGGGACAAAGCCCCAGTAACGGCTGTCAGCACTGTTGTCACGGTTATCACCCATAACAAAGTATTGGCCTTCTGGAACGATCCACTCGTTAACACCATTGCGAGGTTGATATGCTTGCACACGATCACGGCGTAATGGGTTAACTAAGATTTGGTGCTCCACGTCACCCAGTTGTTCATTCAACTGAATTAGAGGCACACCATCTTGAATAAATTGGCTTTCTTCAACGTTACTCAACTTCACTGGTTTACAGCTACTGCCACCCTTCGCTTGAATGCAGATTTCTTTATTGCTGCTGTAGCGAATGGTATCACCCGGCATACCAATAACACGCTTGATATAGTCGATATTCGGCTGAGGTGGGTATTTGAATACGATTGAATCACCACGTTCTGGTTTGCCTGTTTCTACCAATTGAGTGCGCCATACAGGATCTTTTAGACCATAAGCGTACTTTTCTACCAAGATGAAATCACCAACTAATAGTGTTGGCATCATCGAGCCAGATGGAATTTGAAACGGTTCATAAATAAATGAACGCAAAACCAAAACAAATGCAATTACAGGGAAAATGGACACACTGTTCTCAACCCACCAAGGCTGAGCCGTAACTTTTGCGCTGGTTGCAGCATCTAGGCCATTCGACTGTGCTTCAACGTCAGCCAGTTTGTGTTGGCGCTTCTTCGCCCACACAAACTTTTCCAACGCCCATACAATGCCGGTCACTAGAGTTACGATCACTAAGATAAGCGAAAATGTATTAGCCATTGATATCCCTTAAATTTCATTTCTTTAAAAATAACGAAAGTGAAAGAGCATAACTCTTTCACTCTGCTTAATATTTCTAATTTGTATCAATCATGCTGACTAAATGCTGGGAAGATTACGCAGGAAAAATCGTTTAGTTCGAGGCGCAAAGTGCAGTGACTAGTGGGCCTAATTGCAATCTTTGCAACAAAGAAATAAACGATTTTAACCAGTAATGTTCAGCAGATAGTTAGTGCGATTGATACCTAGTCTTTGCCAACATGAAGAATTGCTAAGAATGCTTCTTGAGGCAGTTCAACGTTACCGATCTGCTTCATACGCTTCTTACCTTCTTTTTGTTTCTTAAGAAGTTTCTTCTTACGACTGATATCACCACCGTAACATTTTGCGATTACGTTCTTACGCAGTTGTTTCACTGTAGAACGAGCAATAATGTGGTTACCAATCGCGGCTTGAATCGCGATATCAAACATCTGGCGAGGGATGAATTCTTTCATCTTCTCAACCAGTAGACGACCACGAGACTGGGCAATATCTTTGTGTGTAATGATCGCCAGTGCATCAACCGTTTCACCATTCAACAATACATCTACGCGTACCATGTTTGATGCTTCGTAACGTTGGAAGTTGTAATCCAATGATGCGTACCCGCGAGACGTTGACTTCAGACGGTCGAAGAAGTCTAGAACCACCTCTGCCATAGGAAGATCGTACGTCACAGCAACTTGATTACCGTGATAAACCATGTCGACTTGCACGCCACGCTTCTCAACACACAGTGTGATCACGTTGCCTAGGTAATCCGAAGGTACCAGAATATTACAGCGAGCAATCGGTTCACGAATTTCTTCTAAGTCATTAATAGCAGGCAGTTTAGCCGGGCTATCAACATAGAGAATTGTGCCATCCGTTTTTACAACTTCGTACACTACGGTTGGTGCCGTTGTGATTAGGTCTAGGTCGTATTCACGCTCTAAACGCTCTTGGATGATCTCCATGTGAAGCATTCCTAAGAAGCCACAACGGAAACCAAAGCCAAGTGCTGCTGAACTTTCTGGTTCGTAAAATAGTGATGCATCGTTCAGGCTTAGTTTACCTAGTGCGTCACGGAAGTTTTCGTAGTCATCAGACGATACTGGGAATAGACCTGCGTATACCTGAGGCTTCACTTTTTGGAAACCAGGTAGACGTTCTGTGCTGCCGCCTTTTGCAAGCGTCAACGTATCACCAACAGGTGCGCCAAGGATGTCTTTAATACCACAAACAACCCAGCCAACTTCGCCAGTATTTAGCTCAGTTGTGTCGATTTGCTTAGGTGTGAAGATACCTAGACGGTCAACACCCCAAACTTGGTCTGTCGACATTACTTTAATCTTGTCGTTCTTCTTCAGCTTACCGTTCTTGATACGAACCAAAGAAACAACGCCTAAGTAGTTATCGAACCAAGAGTCAATGATCAGAGCTTGTAGTGGCGCTTCTGGATCACCTTCCGGTGGCGGGATAGCCGTTACGATGTTTTCAAGAACGTCATCAACACCGATACCGGTTTTTGCAGAACAACGCGTCGCTTCCATCGCATCGATACCAACGATCTCTTCGATTTCTTCAGCAACTCGTTCAGGTTCAGCAGCAGGTAAGTCAATCTTGTTCAAGATTGGCACTACTTCCAATTCCATTTCGATCGCGGTGTAACAGTTTGCTAGAGTTTGAGCTTCAACACCTTGGCCGGCATCCACTACAAGAAGCGCGCCTTCACAAGCGGCTAGAGAGCGAGATACTTCGTAAGAGAAGTCTACGTGTCCAGGGGTATCGATAAAGTTAAGTTGGTAAGTTTCACCATCTTTCGCTTTGTAATCTAAAGTCACACTCTGCGCTTTAATTGTAATACCACGCTCGCGTTCTATATCCATAGAATCGAGGACTTGAGCTGCCATCTCACGTTCACTTAACCCTCCACAAACTTGGATTAAGCGGTCAGAAAGGGTCGACTTACCGTGGTCGATGTGGGCGATAATCGAAAAATTACGAATGTGCTTCATAGGCTTGGTGTGACTAAACTCTTTGAATAGGGATAATAAGAAAGCCGCAACGCGTCCAATCTACAGTCAGCATTGGTGGCGGCATTTCAATCAAGTTGGCAGATTCTACCCAATTTAAGGGCAATAAGCATCATAAATTAGATGAGAGACTTGCCTAGGATTCTAATCAAGACAACTTCTTGCTTGGATTTGTCTTCCATTGGTTTAGCTAAGCGCTTCGCCAAACCAATACCACCAGCAGTAAACAGCGCTGCAGTTAAGATAACAATGCCCTCGCCCCCTTGGAGTAAGGGTTGTAACAAGAGTTGTCCAAAACCAGCACCAACCATCAACATGAAAAGCGGGATAAGATAAACAATAGCCGCAGACTGAAGTAGGCTTTTTTCTGGAAAGCCAATTTCTACGATCTGGCCTGCTTTAACTAAGCTTTGGGTTTTAAGCTGCCAAAACAAAGATTTATTGCCAACAGCCTTGGTCACAATACCCGTTCCGCAGCTTTTTTGAGATGAGCAGCTGCTGCAACTGGTTTGTTGTTCGCAACTCAGTTGAACAAAATATTGCTTACCTTTTTGTTCGACTGAGCTAACGGTTGCCAACGCAGTCATCATTGCGCTGGTGCCGGTTTATTGAACGTGACGGATTGAGCGATACGCTTGGCTGTTGCTGGCGGAATATCACCCACCACAGAGATTTCTTTGTCGCCAATCACTAAGCTGTGCAAGGTTCTTCGCCCTTGGCGTACCAGCTGTCCTTTCAATGAATGTTCGTCTTTATCGGCGATATAAACCGAAAAGCTAAATAATCCATCACTGAAAAGCTGGCTTTCAACCATTTTTTCGGTCGCAGCCATTTGGTAACGGCTGAGTTCTTTCGATTTAAATCCTTCAGGCACCCACGAGGCTTGCCAGTCGGTCTCACTCACCAAGCCTTCTGGCAATGACAAAACCTTCGGCAATTTAGCTTGATTCAAGCCGCCCATTGCTTCTGCAATTTTATCGTTCACGACATAAGAGATAGTGCGGTACTGCTCAAGCACTTCGCCATCACGATCCAAAAGATCGGCACGCAAAGGAAGGTTGGTTTTCTCGTCGACCCAAACCACATAAGAGTATCGAAGGCCGTCTTTCGGCACGACGCGTAATACTTGCGTGGTACTGCCCGCCTCACGAGAACGCCCAACTTTTACAAAATCGTAGTATTGGTTGAGAGAATCGATATCTCGATTAATCATCGGAATGACAGGTGCAACCATGCTGCCAGACTGAATAGTAAATGGCTCTGTACCCGGTTCAATATAACTGACTTCATTGCCACGTCGAATAACCTCACGAACAGGGCCGCTTAGATAAACAAGGTGTGCAAGTTGTTGGTCGTCGTTAACTGCATGACGATAAAGCAGAGGTTCAATACTGCTCTTCTTTATCAATATGTAGGAGAGTTCGTAATTTAGATGCTGACTGGCCTCGTTCATTTGATGTAACAAGGCCTTTGCAGTGGTTTCCTCTGCAAAGGCTGTTGGGGACATCAAGCTGAACAGTGTCAGTGCACTGACCAGGATTTTCTTCATTCAATATCCGATTCTAGGTGTGCATCTTCCATTGGCGATGCATCACTGTTTAATCTTAGTTGTAGCTCATAATCTTCTAACAATGCATGAACGCGTTTGCGTTGCTCTTGCATGTTAGCTTCAGATGCAGGTCTCTCAACAGAGTCACGCGTTAAGCTTACTGGTTCCGCAGAACCTGCAAATGGAATCGTCTGGAGTACAGGCAACTGCTCTGGAGCTGCGGGATCGCTGCCACCATATTGCTGAACACCCAATACAACTGCTAATGAAACACACGCTGCCACGGCAACTTGTCCAAACTGTTGTAACCACGCAGGAAGCTGACGCTTCGCTTGCTGAGGTTTAGGCTGCTCTTCTATCGGAGCAACAATAGGTTCAACATTCACTTGGTGCAGGTTCGACATTGAACCATGTGCAGGCTCATCATCAAGCGCTGCCGCTACACTGTTAGCAATGTTCCACTCTGGAGTTTCTGGCGCATCCCCACGCATAACATCACCAATTAAATGGTAACTCTGCCAGGTATCCATGCTTTCTTGATCAGATTCGAGATCTACTATGAGAGCTTTATCGATCGTTTCACCATCCATGAGTGCCGAAAGCTTTTCTTTATCAGCCATTATTTTCACCATAATTATTACAAGTTCTAGCGTTGTAAAAGAGGTTTAATTTTCTTTTCTACCGCTTCACGAGCTCGGAAAATACGCGAACGTACCGTTCCTACAGGGCAATCCATTACTTCTGCAATCTCTTCGTAGCTCAAACCTTCGAGCTCACGCAACGTCATTGCAGTTTTTAAGTCTTCGGGTAGCGCTTCAATCGCTCCAAAAACAACTTGTTTCAATTCGTTTGACAGCGTTAAGTTCTCAGGGTTCGATATTTCTTTTAACGCGCTGCCTGTTTCGTAATATTCTGCATCTTCTGCATCGACATCTGTTGCTGGCGGCCTGCGGCTCTGGGCAACGATATGATTTTTAGCGGTGTTCACGGCAATTCGGTACAACCATGTATAGAAAGCACTCTCACCACGAAAGTTAGGTATCGCGCGGTAAGCTTTAATAAAAGCTTCTTGTGCTACATCAGGTACATCACCGGAATTATTCACGTATCGAGAGATAAGATTACAAACTTTGTTTTGATACTTAACCACTAATAAGTTAAATGCCTGCTTATCTCCACTCTGAACTCGCTCAATCAACACTTGATCGGTTAGCTGCTCGTTCATTCGAGCGGGTACTCCTATTGTTATAACCCTTACCTTCACAGATATGGGTACTAATTATGCGAAATGTAGTATTGACACCACCGTCTACAAGAGCACTATTGTGACTAAGCCAAATACCGAAAGTTCCAACTTTCCTAAAATTATTTGCCATTATTGTTTCACAATGTGATGTAATAAAAATAGTTATCCCTATCAATTTGGGGAAACTTGAGCAAAAGCAATGGTATTGAGCAATTAAATATTTCTAGATAGCTGTCTATATATTGATTTTGTGTCGTGTTTTAGGATGACTAGGGAAAGATTATAACAGTCTTAACCAAACTCCTAAAACAAGACGAAGTCAATTGAGCATGGACAACTCGACTATAGCCCGGGATTTAATAAGTTTTATGAACGCAAACCGTGAACATCAGTGTGATGTATTAGTGGTAGGAAGTGGTGCGGCAGGCTTGTCATTAGCCTTACGCGTAGCAGAACATGCAAAAGTAATTGTATTAAGCAAAGGACCACGCAGCGAAGGATCGACGTATTACGCACAAGGTGGTATTGCGGCGGTGTTCGATGAATCGGACAGTATTGAGTCTCATGTAGAAGATACTCAAATTGCTGGGGCTGGGTTATGCGAAGAAGATACAGTTCAATTCATTGCTGAAAATGCTAAAGAGTGTGTGCAATGGCTGATTGATGGTGGTGTTCCATTTGATAAAGATGAGAGCAGCACAGAAGGCCAACCAAAGTATCACCTCACTCGTGAGGGCGGCCACAGTCACCGCAGAATTCTGCACGCTGCCGATGCAACTGGCATGGCGATGCAAACCTCACTGCAAGATAACGTCAAGAATCACCCAAACATCGAGATCTTCGAGCGTCACAATGCGCTGGATTTAATCACCGAAGATAAGATAGGTGGTTCGAAAGACAAGGTTATCGGTGCCTATATTTGGAACCGTAACCAAGAACACGTTGAAACCGTGCGCGCTAAATTTGTTGTATTAGCAACAGGCGGCGCTTCAAAGGTTTACCAATACACCTCTAACCCAGATGTCTCTTCAGGTGATGGTATTGCTATCGCTTGGCGTGCGGGTTGTCGTGTGGCAAACCTTGAGTTCAACCAGTTCCACCCGACTTGCTTATTCCACCCAGAAGCGCGTAACTTCCTACTAACGGAAGCATTGCGTGGTGAAGGTGCCTATTTGCGTCGCCCAGATGGCTCTCGCTTTATGAAGGACTTCGATGAGC
Above is a window of Vibrio atlanticus DNA encoding:
- the rnc gene encoding ribonuclease III, coding for MNSPIDKLERKIGYQFNDADLIHLALTHRSAAGKHNERLEFLGDSILSFVIADDLYHRFPKVNEGDMSRMRATLVRGHTLAELGREFELGDYLKLGPGELKSGGFRRDSILADAVEAIIGAVYLDSDTEVVRRIILSWYQSRLESIQPGVSQKDPKTRLQEFLQGRRNPLPVYTVTNIKGEAHNQEFTVECEVAGVDKPVIGKGTSRRKAEQAAAETALEQLSNV
- the lepB gene encoding signal peptidase I produces the protein MANTFSLILVIVTLVTGIVWALEKFVWAKKRQHKLADVEAQSNGLDAATSAKVTAQPWWVENSVSIFPVIAFVLVLRSFIYEPFQIPSGSMMPTLLVGDFILVEKYAYGLKDPVWRTQLVETGKPERGDSIVFKYPPQPNIDYIKRVIGMPGDTIRYSSNKEICIQAKGGSSCKPVKLSNVEESQFIQDGVPLIQLNEQLGDVEHQILVNPLRRDRVQAYQPRNGVNEWIVPEGQYFVMGDNRDNSADSRYWGFVPEANLVGKAVAIWISFEFERGSDSVLPTWIPTGVRFNRIGGIH
- the lepA gene encoding translation elongation factor 4, encoding MKHIRNFSIIAHIDHGKSTLSDRLIQVCGGLSEREMAAQVLDSMDIERERGITIKAQSVTLDYKAKDGETYQLNFIDTPGHVDFSYEVSRSLAACEGALLVVDAGQGVEAQTLANCYTAIEMELEVVPILNKIDLPAAEPERVAEEIEEIVGIDAMEATRCSAKTGIGVDDVLENIVTAIPPPEGDPEAPLQALIIDSWFDNYLGVVSLVRIKNGKLKKNDKIKVMSTDQVWGVDRLGIFTPKQIDTTELNTGEVGWVVCGIKDILGAPVGDTLTLAKGGSTERLPGFQKVKPQVYAGLFPVSSDDYENFRDALGKLSLNDASLFYEPESSAALGFGFRCGFLGMLHMEIIQERLEREYDLDLITTAPTVVYEVVKTDGTILYVDSPAKLPAINDLEEIREPIARCNILVPSDYLGNVITLCVEKRGVQVDMVYHGNQVAVTYDLPMAEVVLDFFDRLKSTSRGYASLDYNFQRYEASNMVRVDVLLNGETVDALAIITHKDIAQSRGRLLVEKMKEFIPRQMFDIAIQAAIGNHIIARSTVKQLRKNVIAKCYGGDISRKKKLLKKQKEGKKRMKQIGNVELPQEAFLAILHVGKD
- a CDS encoding SoxR reducing system RseC family protein — encoded protein: MMTALATVSSVEQKGKQYFVQLSCEQQTSCSSCSSQKSCGTGIVTKAVGNKSLFWQLKTQSLVKAGQIVEIGFPEKSLLQSAAIVYLIPLFMLMVGAGFGQLLLQPLLQGGEGIVILTAALFTAGGIGLAKRLAKPMEDKSKQEVVLIRILGKSLI
- the rseB gene encoding sigma-E factor regulatory protein RseB: MKKILVSALTLFSLMSPTAFAEETTAKALLHQMNEASQHLNYELSYILIKKSSIEPLLYRHAVNDDQQLAHLVYLSGPVREVIRRGNEVSYIEPGTEPFTIQSGSMVAPVIPMINRDIDSLNQYYDFVKVGRSREAGSTTQVLRVVPKDGLRYSYVVWVDEKTNLPLRADLLDRDGEVLEQYRTISYVVNDKIAEAMGGLNQAKLPKVLSLPEGLVSETDWQASWVPEGFKSKELSRYQMAATEKMVESQLFSDGLFSFSVYIADKDEHSLKGQLVRQGRRTLHSLVIGDKEISVVGDIPPATAKRIAQSVTFNKPAPAQ
- a CDS encoding sigma-E factor negative regulatory protein; protein product: MADKEKLSALMDGETIDKALIVDLESDQESMDTWQSYHLIGDVMRGDAPETPEWNIANSVAAALDDEPAHGSMSNLHQVNVEPIVAPIEEQPKPQQAKRQLPAWLQQFGQVAVAACVSLAVVLGVQQYGGSDPAAPEQLPVLQTIPFAGSAEPVSLTRDSVERPASEANMQEQRKRVHALLEDYELQLRLNSDASPMEDAHLESDIE
- the rpoE gene encoding RNA polymerase sigma factor RpoE; this encodes MNEQLTDQVLIERVQSGDKQAFNLLVVKYQNKVCNLISRYVNNSGDVPDVAQEAFIKAYRAIPNFRGESAFYTWLYRIAVNTAKNHIVAQSRRPPATDVDAEDAEYYETGSALKEISNPENLTLSNELKQVVFGAIEALPEDLKTAMTLRELEGLSYEEIAEVMDCPVGTVRSRIFRAREAVEKKIKPLLQR
- the nadB gene encoding L-aspartate oxidase, with protein sequence MNANREHQCDVLVVGSGAAGLSLALRVAEHAKVIVLSKGPRSEGSTYYAQGGIAAVFDESDSIESHVEDTQIAGAGLCEEDTVQFIAENAKECVQWLIDGGVPFDKDESSTEGQPKYHLTREGGHSHRRILHAADATGMAMQTSLQDNVKNHPNIEIFERHNALDLITEDKIGGSKDKVIGAYIWNRNQEHVETVRAKFVVLATGGASKVYQYTSNPDVSSGDGIAIAWRAGCRVANLEFNQFHPTCLFHPEARNFLLTEALRGEGAYLRRPDGSRFMKDFDERGELAPRDVVARAIDFEMKRLGADCMYVDISHKPEEFITTHFPMIHTRLMDLGIDMTKEPIPIVPAAHYTCGGVMVNKQGQTDLTNLYAIGEVSYTGLHGANRMASNSLLECVVYAWAAAKDIVENIDQSQLCAELPAWDESQVTNSDEEVIIQHNWHELRLFMWDYMGIVRTDKRLERAMRRIQMLQQETHEYYSYFKVSNNLLELRNLLQVAELMVRCAMQRKESRGLHYTLDYPELAEDSGPTILTPEKNQS